The Mycolicibacterium mageritense genome contains a region encoding:
- a CDS encoding TIGR02569 family protein has protein sequence MSVERPPEHVLAAFGLSGVRPVPLGSGWEGGWRCGEVVLSMVADHARSAWSAKVRETLFVDGVRLARPVRSTDGRYVVAGWRADTFVAGTPEPRHDEVVSAAVRLHEATAKLERPRFLTQPPVAPWADVDVFIAADRAAWEERPLHSLPSGARVAPGSSDGQRSVELINQLAGLRRPTRLASQLVHGDLYGTVLFAGAAAPGITDITPYWRPASWAAGVVVVDALSWGDADDGLIERWDSLPEWPQMLLRALMFRLAVHALHPRSTAAAFPGLARTASLVRLVL, from the coding sequence GTGAGTGTGGAACGACCGCCGGAACATGTGCTGGCGGCGTTCGGCCTGTCCGGGGTTCGCCCGGTTCCGCTCGGTTCGGGCTGGGAGGGTGGCTGGCGCTGCGGAGAAGTCGTCCTCTCGATGGTCGCCGACCACGCCCGCTCGGCATGGTCGGCGAAGGTTCGTGAGACGTTGTTCGTCGACGGGGTGCGGCTGGCCCGGCCCGTGCGCTCCACCGACGGTCGCTACGTGGTCGCCGGTTGGCGCGCCGACACCTTCGTCGCAGGTACTCCCGAACCGCGCCACGACGAGGTGGTCTCGGCGGCGGTGCGGCTGCACGAGGCCACCGCGAAGCTCGAGCGCCCCCGATTCCTGACCCAGCCCCCGGTCGCGCCGTGGGCCGACGTCGACGTGTTCATCGCGGCCGACCGCGCGGCATGGGAGGAACGGCCACTGCACTCGTTGCCGTCCGGGGCCAGGGTCGCACCGGGCTCGTCGGACGGGCAACGGTCTGTCGAGCTGATCAACCAACTGGCAGGGCTGCGCAGGCCGACCAGGCTCGCGAGTCAATTGGTGCACGGTGATCTGTACGGCACAGTGCTTTTCGCGGGGGCGGCGGCACCGGGCATCACCGACATCACGCCGTATTGGCGGCCGGCGTCCTGGGCGGCCGGCGTGGTCGTCGTCGATGCGCTCTCGTGGGGTGACGCTGACGACGGCCTCATCGAGCGCTGGGATTCGCTGCCGGAATGGCCGCAGATGTTGCTGCGCGCGTTGATGTTCCGGCTTGCAGTGCATGCGTTGCACCCGCGCTCGACCGCTGCTGCGTTCCCGGGCCTGGCCCGCACCGCGTCGTTGGTGCGGTTGGTGCTCTAG
- a CDS encoding GntR family transcriptional regulator — translation MSIAADEPAAPQSARDRVYEWVRDEIIKGTLPGGRFLDEVWVSESVGTSRTPVREAFHRLNSEKFIDLLPRRGAQVRSVTSREMEEVYASRRLIEGHAASALCIAEAGAPPDLETLAGQMEEAGRAEDWFTVARLDRTFHRTIVDAHGNSVLTELYDALRSRQQRVAVRAMQIRPQRLPEIDRQHRAIIAALTHNSVDEVIAILNEHLRPIPEITAALG, via the coding sequence ATGTCCATCGCGGCCGACGAGCCCGCCGCTCCCCAATCCGCACGCGACCGCGTCTACGAGTGGGTGCGCGACGAGATCATCAAGGGCACGCTGCCGGGCGGGCGGTTCCTGGACGAGGTGTGGGTGTCAGAGTCGGTCGGAACCTCTCGCACCCCGGTACGTGAGGCCTTTCACCGGCTCAATTCCGAGAAGTTCATCGATCTCCTGCCGCGACGCGGTGCCCAGGTACGCAGCGTCACGAGCCGCGAAATGGAAGAGGTCTACGCGTCGCGGCGACTCATCGAAGGCCACGCGGCGAGCGCACTGTGCATCGCCGAGGCCGGCGCGCCGCCTGATCTGGAGACCCTCGCGGGTCAGATGGAAGAGGCCGGCCGGGCCGAGGACTGGTTCACGGTGGCACGCCTGGACCGCACCTTTCACCGCACCATCGTCGACGCACACGGCAACTCGGTCCTCACCGAACTCTATGACGCCCTGCGTTCCCGACAACAGCGGGTCGCCGTGCGCGCCATGCAGATTCGTCCGCAGCGGCTACCGGAAATCGACCGCCAGCACCGCGCGATCATCGCTGCGCTGACACACAACTCCGTCGACGAGGTGATCGCGATCCTCAACGAACACCTGCGGCCCATCCCCGAGATCACCGCGGCGCTCGGCTGA
- a CDS encoding HpcH/HpaI aldolase family protein, protein MTPDRRYAVWLSGPNVAAAEIARQTGFGAVVLDIEHGTFDLADLERFIPFVKAIGMEVVAKVLAPERGPIQQALDFGADVVAIPHVENAVHARAVTAFAKFPPRGDRSFAGGRTAAYGGFTDEWVRAQDRQTRCYPMIEDAGAIEQIDAILALDTVDGVFIGPSDLSLRRERGAYRRTDGDFADLGRIAAAARDAGKRWVLPAWTPEEKRFAIEHGADQVVAAMEHGALAAGFSAAYAEVAALAPVRV, encoded by the coding sequence ATGACGCCGGATCGCCGCTATGCAGTGTGGTTGTCAGGGCCCAACGTGGCCGCCGCCGAGATCGCCCGCCAGACGGGATTCGGTGCGGTCGTACTCGACATCGAACACGGCACCTTCGACCTCGCCGATCTCGAACGATTCATCCCCTTCGTCAAGGCGATCGGCATGGAAGTGGTCGCCAAGGTGCTTGCGCCGGAGCGGGGGCCGATCCAGCAGGCCCTCGACTTCGGAGCGGACGTTGTGGCGATTCCCCACGTCGAAAACGCCGTTCACGCCCGCGCGGTCACCGCTTTCGCGAAGTTCCCGCCCCGCGGTGACCGCAGTTTCGCGGGCGGCCGCACGGCTGCCTACGGCGGATTCACAGATGAATGGGTTCGCGCTCAGGACCGGCAGACCCGGTGCTACCCGATGATCGAAGATGCCGGGGCGATCGAGCAGATCGACGCCATCCTGGCGCTCGATACCGTGGACGGTGTGTTCATCGGGCCGTCGGATCTGTCCCTGCGCCGTGAGCGGGGTGCCTACCGGCGCACCGACGGCGACTTCGCCGACCTCGGACGTATTGCGGCCGCCGCGCGCGACGCCGGAAAACGGTGGGTGCTGCCCGCGTGGACACCCGAGGAGAAACGTTTCGCGATCGAACACGGCGCCGATCAGGTGGTCGCCGCCATGGAGCACGGTGCGCTCGCGGCCGGGTTCTCGGCTGCCTACGCCGAAGTCGCCGCGTTGGCCCCGGTCCGCGTCTGA
- a CDS encoding MFS transporter: MNNVDTQRVTDHGAPTSGTAGRARWYMAGLLGVGMFVNYIDRVNLSVATPAIMADFDISAAQMGVVSSAFLWTYAMLQMPIGSIIDRIGVPWVNRVGTFLWAVASFLSAAAGGLGLLIVARLLLGVGEAPTVPAGWKAIGQWFPKHERGTATAIFDGCAKISNVVGIPVMAFLVSTFSWHAAFLFTGVLSLLFFVAWWLLYRSPTVAVAEGRMSADELDYLCRGGAEDENTVTAGSLRGVGYLLRRRKTWGLALGYASYTYAYYVLLTWLPGYLEHQFGVNLLKGGFYTMIPWLVAVIAQFVVAGVLMDRWVARTGQVTKVRRIVLVVSMLASLAVTGAAYSQSIAVAIVFLSVGAAGLAVSVPAGASIVSLIAPAGYTGTLGGVVNFIANLIGIAAPIVTGAVVDRTGSFAGAFIVTGAVLIAGIFCYTVVLGKMDRMPAPA, from the coding sequence ATGAACAACGTTGACACGCAACGCGTCACCGACCACGGTGCGCCCACCTCCGGGACGGCCGGACGTGCTCGCTGGTACATGGCCGGATTGCTCGGCGTGGGGATGTTCGTCAACTACATCGACCGGGTCAACCTCTCGGTCGCCACCCCGGCGATCATGGCGGATTTCGACATCTCGGCTGCGCAGATGGGCGTTGTCTCATCGGCGTTTCTGTGGACCTACGCGATGCTGCAGATGCCGATCGGTTCGATCATCGACAGGATCGGGGTGCCGTGGGTCAACCGGGTCGGCACATTCCTGTGGGCGGTGGCGTCATTCCTGTCGGCCGCCGCGGGCGGCCTCGGACTGCTCATCGTCGCGCGGCTGCTGCTCGGTGTGGGTGAGGCGCCGACCGTTCCGGCCGGCTGGAAAGCGATCGGTCAGTGGTTTCCCAAACACGAACGGGGCACGGCCACTGCGATATTCGACGGCTGCGCCAAGATCTCCAACGTCGTCGGGATACCGGTCATGGCATTCCTGGTGTCGACGTTCAGCTGGCACGCCGCGTTCCTGTTCACCGGTGTGCTCAGCCTGCTGTTCTTCGTCGCCTGGTGGCTGCTGTACCGCTCGCCCACCGTGGCCGTGGCCGAGGGGCGGATGTCGGCCGACGAGCTGGACTACCTCTGCCGGGGCGGTGCGGAAGACGAGAACACCGTCACCGCCGGCTCGCTGCGCGGCGTGGGATATCTGTTGCGGCGGCGTAAGACGTGGGGGCTGGCCCTCGGCTACGCCTCCTACACCTATGCCTACTACGTGCTGCTGACCTGGCTGCCGGGGTACCTGGAGCATCAGTTCGGGGTCAACCTCCTCAAAGGTGGCTTCTACACCATGATTCCGTGGCTCGTCGCGGTCATCGCGCAGTTCGTGGTGGCTGGGGTGTTGATGGATCGGTGGGTGGCGCGAACGGGCCAGGTGACCAAGGTGCGGCGCATCGTCCTGGTGGTCAGCATGCTGGCATCGCTGGCGGTGACGGGGGCCGCGTACTCGCAGTCCATTGCGGTGGCCATCGTCTTTCTGTCGGTCGGCGCTGCGGGACTTGCTGTTTCGGTGCCCGCAGGCGCCAGCATCGTCTCGCTCATCGCGCCCGCAGGGTACACGGGGACGCTGGGCGGAGTGGTGAACTTCATCGCGAACCTGATCGGGATCGCGGCGCCGATCGTCACCGGGGCCGTCGTCGACCGCACGGGCTCGTTCGCCGGCGCCTTCATCGTGACCGGGGCCGTCCTGATCGCCGGAATCTTCTGTTACACGGTGGTCCTCGGCAAGATGGATCGCATGCCCGCACCCGCCTGA
- a CDS encoding carbon-nitrogen hydrolase family protein, whose amino-acid sequence MVVCAIAQFAPGEDKSANIATITRLATEARGRGSDLLVLPEYSMFTVPAMDERFLASAEAVDGVFVSQLRDLAKRNSLAIVCGMNEVTDDRSQIHNTLLAIDGQGAIAASYRKLHLYDAFGYRESQYVRPGPVEPPEIFTVGGLNFGLQTCYDLRFPEVTRRLVDAGADAAVIPAEWVPGPLKEDHWQTLLRARAIENTIYVVAADQCGVAGAGNSMIVDPMGIVVAALGEEEGCATAQLDHARIERVRAKNPALALRRFSVVPASVPATTG is encoded by the coding sequence ATGGTTGTCTGCGCCATCGCCCAATTCGCTCCGGGCGAGGACAAATCCGCCAATATCGCCACCATCACCCGGCTGGCCACAGAGGCACGGGGACGCGGCAGCGATCTGCTCGTGTTGCCCGAGTATTCGATGTTCACCGTGCCGGCCATGGACGAACGGTTCCTCGCTTCCGCCGAAGCGGTCGACGGTGTCTTCGTCTCGCAGCTCAGGGATCTGGCCAAGCGCAATTCGCTGGCGATCGTGTGCGGCATGAACGAGGTCACCGACGACCGCTCCCAGATCCACAACACACTGCTCGCCATCGACGGTCAGGGCGCCATCGCGGCGTCGTATCGCAAACTGCATCTGTACGACGCATTCGGTTACCGCGAGTCGCAGTACGTCCGGCCCGGGCCCGTCGAACCGCCCGAGATCTTCACCGTCGGCGGCCTCAACTTCGGCCTGCAGACATGCTACGACCTGCGTTTCCCCGAAGTGACACGGCGACTGGTCGATGCCGGTGCCGACGCCGCCGTGATACCCGCCGAGTGGGTTCCCGGGCCGCTCAAGGAGGACCACTGGCAGACCCTGCTGCGCGCCAGGGCGATCGAGAACACCATCTACGTGGTCGCTGCGGACCAATGCGGCGTCGCGGGAGCCGGAAACAGCATGATCGTCGACCCGATGGGAATCGTGGTCGCTGCGCTGGGTGAAGAAGAGGGTTGCGCGACTGCACAACTCGATCACGCAAGGATCGAGCGGGTACGGGCGAAGAACCCCGCCCTGGCGCTGCGACGGTTCAGCGTGGTGCCGGCCAGTGTCCCGGCGACGACGGGATGA
- a CDS encoding MGMT family protein has product MPAVTEEQVELVRTLVAAIPSGKVSTYGDIADAAELSSPRIVGWIMRTDSSDLPWHRVITASGRPAPHLATRQLERLRAEGVLAVDGRVPLREYRHTF; this is encoded by the coding sequence ATGCCCGCGGTGACCGAGGAGCAGGTGGAGCTGGTGCGCACGCTGGTGGCCGCGATCCCTTCGGGAAAGGTGTCGACCTACGGCGACATCGCCGATGCGGCAGAGCTTTCCAGTCCGCGCATCGTCGGCTGGATCATGCGCACCGACTCCTCCGACCTGCCCTGGCACCGCGTGATCACCGCGTCGGGCCGGCCCGCTCCCCATCTGGCCACCCGCCAACTCGAACGGCTACGCGCGGAAGGGGTGCTGGCGGTCGACGGCCGGGTGCCGCTGCGGGAGTACCGGCACACCTTCTAA
- a CDS encoding alpha/beta fold hydrolase: MHVHRYGPPGPPQLLLLHGLTGHGRRWQTLATQYLPEFSIAAPDLIGHGRSSWAAPWTLDANAAALAALLEEPTLVVGHSFGGALALNFAAARPDLVSGLVLLDPAVGLDGEWMREIAESMMASPDYPDRAEARAEKANGSWGDVAPAELDRDLDEHLVELPGGRWGWRISIPAMLSYWSELARPVSLPPSHIPTVLVRATRTSPPYARDALIGALADHLGPNFDLVDWDCDHMVAQAKPAETAAVIRDRLG; this comes from the coding sequence ATGCATGTGCACCGTTACGGTCCGCCGGGACCGCCGCAACTGCTCCTCCTCCATGGCCTGACCGGTCACGGCCGGCGATGGCAGACGCTGGCCACGCAGTATCTGCCGGAGTTCTCGATCGCCGCACCGGATCTGATCGGCCACGGCCGCTCGTCGTGGGCGGCGCCCTGGACGCTCGATGCCAACGCGGCCGCGCTGGCGGCCCTGCTGGAGGAGCCGACGCTGGTGGTCGGGCACTCGTTCGGCGGTGCGCTGGCGCTCAATTTTGCTGCGGCCCGCCCGGACCTGGTCAGTGGGCTCGTGCTGTTGGATCCCGCGGTGGGACTCGACGGCGAGTGGATGCGTGAGATCGCCGAGAGCATGATGGCCTCGCCGGACTATCCGGACCGCGCCGAGGCGCGGGCCGAGAAGGCCAACGGTTCGTGGGGTGACGTCGCACCTGCCGAGTTGGACCGGGATCTCGACGAGCACCTGGTCGAGCTGCCCGGCGGCCGATGGGGATGGCGGATCAGCATCCCGGCGATGTTGTCCTACTGGAGCGAGCTGGCCCGACCGGTTTCCTTGCCGCCCAGTCACATTCCGACGGTCCTGGTGCGCGCCACCCGCACCAGCCCGCCCTATGCGCGCGATGCGCTGATCGGGGCGCTCGCGGACCATCTCGGGCCGAATTTCGATCTGGTGGACTGGGATTGCGATCACATGGTGGCCCAGGCCAAGCCCGCCGAAACCGCGGCGGTCATCCGGGACCGGCTGGGGTAG
- a CDS encoding ATP-dependent helicase encodes MTARHVERIGHQDRPTGTALLEPGQGGVVRLLGGPGTGKTTLLVDTAAAHIAAGANPESVLLLTGSARLRTQARAEITARLLGAGERGVVREPLVRTIHSYAFALLRLAAQRNGDPPPRLITSAEQDGIIRELLAGDLEDGPDSTVGWPEQLWPALSTAGFATELRDLMARCTERGVDPLALQRLGRSARRPEWLAAGRFAQAYEQIMLLRAAVGMAAPQATIPALGAAELVGAALEALGTDADLLAAERARISVLLVDDAQHLDPQAARLVRVLAARSGLTVIAGDPDQSVFGYRGADPVLLRDDTHPAIMLNQSHRCAPKVASAISGIAQRLPGVAATRQLVGNADAGEGSVTVRLAASVHAENTFIADALRRAHLVDGIAWSDMAVIVRSVPRVGTTLARALQAAGVPVQAAGSGLRLADQPAVAALLTVLAATAADGLDGEAALSLLTGPIGRVDPVTLRQLRRALRRIDGSTPPHGFGDLLVAAIDSEPAGLSAEHAKPLRRLRSVLTAARRSADSGADPRYTLWQAWHACGLQRRWLAASERGGTVGAQADRDLDAVTALFDVADQYVTRTAGATLGGLIDHVATLGTPVSPVEQSVQADAVAVVSAHAALDRAWDFVVIAGVQEGLWPNTIPRGGVLGTQHLVDVLDGVADVSDRSVSTRAPLIAEERRLLIAAMGRARSRLLVTAVDSDAGDESLLPSPFCTELAEYATEAVALPPLAAPRVLAPAALVGRLRSVVCAPDGAVADDARACAATQLARLAAAGVPGADPAQWHAMTPLSTDERLWSDADHVVRLSPSTLQMLADCPLRWLLERHGGSDGRDVRSTVGSLVHALVADSAKTESQLVNELEKVWEQLPFDAQWYSDNELARHRAMLETFVRWRADSRRELTEVGTELDVDGELIAPGDDAPGVRVRGRLDRLERDEAGRLVVVDLKTGKSPVSKDDAQRHAQLAMYQLAVAAGLLRDGDEPGGGRLVYLGKAGAAGATEREQDPMTPESRTEWLGTVGSAAAATAGPEFLARVNDGCANCPVRSACPAQSNGERS; translated from the coding sequence ATGACCGCACGACACGTCGAGCGCATCGGGCACCAGGACCGCCCGACCGGCACGGCACTTCTCGAGCCCGGGCAGGGCGGTGTGGTGCGCCTGCTCGGTGGGCCTGGTACCGGCAAGACCACGCTGCTCGTGGACACCGCCGCGGCACACATCGCGGCCGGCGCCAATCCCGAATCGGTGCTGCTGCTGACGGGTTCGGCCCGGCTCCGGACCCAGGCCAGGGCCGAGATCACCGCACGGCTGCTCGGGGCAGGCGAGCGCGGCGTGGTGCGCGAGCCGCTGGTCCGCACCATCCACTCCTACGCCTTCGCGCTGTTGCGGCTGGCCGCCCAGCGCAACGGGGATCCGCCACCGCGGCTGATCACCAGTGCCGAACAGGACGGCATCATCCGCGAGCTGCTGGCGGGCGATCTCGAGGACGGGCCCGATTCGACGGTCGGCTGGCCAGAGCAGTTGTGGCCGGCGCTGAGCACCGCGGGTTTCGCCACCGAGCTACGTGATCTGATGGCACGGTGCACCGAGCGCGGGGTGGATCCGCTTGCCCTGCAACGGCTCGGCCGGTCGGCGCGCCGCCCCGAATGGCTGGCCGCGGGGCGCTTCGCGCAGGCCTACGAACAGATCATGCTGCTGCGTGCGGCGGTCGGGATGGCCGCCCCGCAAGCGACCATTCCGGCACTTGGCGCTGCCGAGCTGGTCGGTGCTGCCCTGGAGGCCCTCGGCACCGACGCGGATCTGCTGGCCGCCGAACGCGCGCGCATCAGCGTGCTGCTGGTCGACGATGCCCAGCACCTCGACCCGCAGGCCGCGCGGCTGGTGCGGGTGCTGGCAGCGCGTAGCGGGTTGACCGTCATCGCGGGGGATCCCGACCAGTCGGTGTTCGGCTACCGCGGTGCCGACCCGGTGTTACTGCGCGACGACACCCATCCGGCGATCATGCTGAACCAGTCCCACCGTTGCGCACCCAAGGTGGCATCGGCCATTTCCGGGATCGCACAACGGCTGCCCGGCGTCGCCGCCACCCGGCAGTTGGTCGGCAATGCCGACGCCGGGGAAGGTTCGGTGACGGTTCGCCTGGCCGCCTCCGTGCATGCCGAGAACACCTTCATCGCCGACGCGCTGCGCCGTGCCCACCTGGTGGACGGCATCGCCTGGTCGGACATGGCGGTGATCGTGCGTTCGGTGCCTCGCGTCGGCACCACACTGGCCCGCGCACTGCAGGCCGCAGGCGTCCCGGTGCAAGCGGCAGGCTCCGGTCTGCGGTTGGCCGACCAGCCCGCCGTCGCGGCGCTGTTGACGGTGCTGGCCGCCACCGCCGCGGACGGCCTGGACGGCGAAGCCGCGCTGTCCCTGTTGACGGGCCCGATCGGGCGCGTCGACCCGGTCACCCTGCGCCAGCTGCGGCGGGCGTTGCGGCGCATCGACGGCTCCACTCCGCCACACGGCTTCGGCGACCTGCTCGTCGCAGCGATCGACTCCGAACCCGCGGGGCTGTCCGCCGAGCACGCCAAGCCACTGCGTCGGCTGCGGTCGGTGCTGACCGCCGCACGGCGCAGTGCCGACAGCGGTGCGGACCCGCGCTACACGCTGTGGCAGGCCTGGCATGCATGCGGGCTGCAGCGCCGGTGGCTGGCGGCCAGCGAACGCGGAGGCACCGTCGGCGCCCAGGCCGACCGCGACCTCGACGCCGTGACCGCACTCTTCGATGTGGCCGATCAGTACGTGACCCGAACCGCAGGTGCCACCCTTGGCGGCCTCATCGACCATGTCGCGACGCTCGGCACGCCGGTTTCCCCGGTCGAGCAGAGCGTCCAGGCCGACGCGGTCGCGGTGGTCAGCGCTCATGCGGCGCTCGACCGCGCGTGGGACTTCGTCGTGATCGCCGGTGTGCAGGAAGGGCTGTGGCCCAACACCATTCCCCGTGGCGGCGTGCTCGGCACCCAGCACCTCGTCGACGTGCTCGACGGCGTCGCCGACGTGTCCGACCGGTCGGTGTCGACCCGAGCCCCGTTGATCGCCGAAGAGCGTCGGCTCCTGATCGCCGCCATGGGACGGGCCCGCAGCCGGTTGCTGGTGACCGCGGTCGACAGCGATGCCGGTGATGAATCGTTGCTGCCGTCGCCGTTCTGCACCGAGCTGGCCGAGTACGCCACCGAGGCGGTCGCCCTGCCTCCGCTCGCCGCGCCGCGAGTACTCGCACCGGCCGCGCTGGTGGGCCGGCTGCGATCGGTCGTGTGCGCGCCCGACGGGGCGGTGGCCGACGACGCACGTGCCTGCGCGGCAACCCAATTGGCCAGGCTGGCCGCTGCCGGGGTGCCCGGCGCTGATCCCGCGCAGTGGCACGCGATGACCCCGCTGTCCACCGACGAGCGGCTGTGGTCGGACGCCGACCACGTGGTGCGGCTGTCACCGTCGACGCTGCAGATGCTCGCTGACTGCCCCTTGCGCTGGCTGCTGGAACGGCACGGTGGCAGTGACGGCCGCGATGTCCGCTCCACCGTCGGCTCACTGGTGCACGCATTGGTCGCGGACTCGGCCAAGACCGAGAGCCAGCTCGTCAACGAACTGGAAAAGGTCTGGGAGCAACTGCCTTTCGATGCACAGTGGTATTCGGACAACGAATTGGCCCGGCATCGCGCCATGTTGGAGACCTTCGTACGGTGGCGGGCCGACAGCCGGCGTGAGCTCACCGAGGTCGGCACCGAGCTCGACGTCGACGGTGAACTCATCGCGCCCGGTGACGACGCGCCGGGGGTGCGGGTGCGGGGCCGGCTGGACCGGTTGGAACGGGACGAAGCCGGGCGGCTGGTGGTCGTCGACCTCAAGACCGGCAAGAGCCCGGTCTCCAAGGACGATGCGCAGCGCCATGCCCAGCTGGCCATGTACCAGCTCGCCGTCGCGGCCGGTCTGCTGCGTGACGGCGATGAGCCCGGCGGCGGTCGATTGGTATACCTGGGTAAGGCCGGTGCCGCGGGTGCCACTGAACGGGAACAGGATCCGATGACGCCGGAGTCCCGCACCGAATGGCTCGGTACGGTGGGCAGCGCGGCCGCGGCGACCGCAGGGCCCGAGTTCCTCGCCCGGGTCAACGACGGCTGCGCTAATTGCCCGGTGCGCTCGGCCTGCCCGGCCCAATCGAACGGAGAGCGGTCATGA